A genome region from Arachis duranensis cultivar V14167 chromosome 6, aradu.V14167.gnm2.J7QH, whole genome shotgun sequence includes the following:
- the LOC107492194 gene encoding F-box protein PP2-B15 has protein sequence MATYCSNIELLPQDCVCSILSYLSPAEACTFSLVSPTLHSAADSDTVWKSFLPSNYEDILSRAVNPLPLLQFSHHHKQLFQALSHPLPLDAGNKIFQLDKSSGKISYILSATELSIAWGQDTNYWTWTQTPESRFSMVAELRTVNWLQIEGKMRTGELTERTTYGAYLIMKVSSNRAYGLDSAPAEISVAIGDKVVQRGKAYLCQKEEKKRMMERLMYGNRRHMLGNEEQENIPVPLKREDDDGWMEIQIGEFFTGDTDQEINITLMEVGYHLKAGLIVQGIHVRPKH, from the exons ATGGCAACTTATTGCTCAAATATTGAACTCTTGCCGCAAGATTGTGTTTGTTCCATTTTATCGTACTTGTCCCCTGCCGAGGCATGCACATTCTCACTTGTCTCCCCAACCCTTCACTCCGCCGCCGACTCCGACACCGTTTGGAAGTCCTTCTTACCATCCAACTATGAAGACATTCTATCAAGGGCTGTCAATCCCCTTCCCCTCCTCCAATTCTCTCATCATCACAAGCAACTCTTTCAAGCACTCTCCCATCCCCTCCCCCTTGACGCTGGCAACAAG ATCTTCCAATTGGACAAGTCTTCCGGTAAAATTTCGTATATCTTATCTGCAACGGAGTTGTCTATAGCATGGGGCCAAGACACAAATTACTGGACCTGGACACAAACCCCTGAATCAAG GTTCTCAATGGTGGCTGAGTTGAGAACAGTGAACTGGTTGCAAATTGAGGGGAAGATGAGAACAGGGGAGCTGACAGAGAGAACCACATACGGTGCTTATCTGATAATGAAAGTCTCGTCAAACAGAGCTTATGGGCTTGACTCTGCGCCGGCGGAGATATCGGTTGCGATCGGGGACAAAGTCGTGCAGAGAGGAAAGGCTTACTTGTGccagaaggaggagaagaagcgCATGATGGAGAGGCTAATGTACGGGAACCGAAGACACATGTTGGGAAACGAAGAACAAGAGAATATTCCAGTTCCATTGAAAAGAGAGGATGATGATGGGTGGATGGAGATTCAGATAGGGGAGTTCTTCACCGGAGACActgatcaagagatcaacatCACTCTTATGGAGGTCGGTTACCATTTGAAGGCCGGCCTTATCGTCCAAGGCATTCATGTTAGGCCTAAACACTAG